A stretch of Babylonia areolata isolate BAREFJ2019XMU chromosome 23, ASM4173473v1, whole genome shotgun sequence DNA encodes these proteins:
- the LOC143298060 gene encoding LOW QUALITY PROTEIN: GPI-anchor transamidase component PIGU-like (The sequence of the model RefSeq protein was modified relative to this genomic sequence to represent the inferred CDS: deleted 1 base in 1 codon), whose protein sequence is MAIAAVVLSGIVGTVLRILLFYTGIPAWLRERREVVTPLTSWERVLEGIALQKQFISPYTGDVFHETPLLLMFLRLVEHIPGGSKTIFIVTDIIIGVLLSEIAQEFTRFEYKRQQNELSTYSPKAKGLLLQAKSLITVPVTVVMIHFFGPYSIATCLAHSTAVFTTVAVLMCWMYTLRGNVLLSCLALAVAAYQSVYPIIFIIPVATHLFLLSNPKPPSFVCRPAVQSYVRTVLVFTVCLASMLGASFSLEGSWEFLRATYGFILGVPDLTPNVGVFWYFFTEMFEHFRIFFVCVFQINAFVYSIPLGVKLRERPLFQLYVVMFVVSIFKSYPSYADTALCLSLMPLWKHVFGYLRNVLVVSVMYLVVAVVAPILWHLWIYAASANANFYFAITLLFSTAQIFLLTDLLFAFLRYEYDLKHGTEHCLPDGQKTSVVLE, encoded by the exons ATGGCGATCGCTGCAGTCGTTCTCAGTGGGATAGTAGGTACTGTTCTTCGAATTCTATTGTTCTACACAGGAATTCCTGCGTGGCTGCGTGAGAGAAGAGAGGTTGTGACTCCACTGACATCATGGGAGCGGGTTTTGGAGGGAATAGCCCTTCAGAAACAGTTTATTTCACCGTACACCGGTGACGTTTTTCATGAAACGCCGCTCCTGCTGATGTTCTTGAGACTGGTCGAACACATTCCCGGTGGTTCCAAAACCATTTTCATCGTCACCGACATCATCATCGGAGTTCTCCTCAGCGAAATTGCCCAAGAATTTACGAGATTCGAGTACAAGAGGCAACAGAACGAATTGTCGACATACTCTCCGAAAGCCAAAGGTCTCTTGCTGCAAGCAAAGTCCCTCATCACTGTTCCTGTGACGGTGGTAATGATCCATTTCTTTGGACCCTACAGCATCGCCACATGTCTGGCGCACTCCACTGCTGTCTTCACCACCGTTGCAGTGTTGATGTGCTGGATGTACACGCTGAGAGGCAACGTTCTTTTAAGTTGTTTGGCTCTGGCGGTGGCAGCTTATCAGTCAGTGTAccccatcatcttcattattccGGTAGCAACACACTTGTTCCTGTTGTCAAACCCCAAACCTCCTTCCTTCGTTTGCAGACCTGCTGTGCAGAGCTATGTAAGAACAGTCCTGGTATTTACAGTGTGCCTGGCATCCATGTTGGGAGCGTCATTTTCTCTGGAGGGATCATGGGAGTTTCTTCGTGCCACCTACGGTTTTATTCTGGGCGTCCCGGACTTGACACCCAATGTTGGAGTGTTCTGGTACTTCTTCACAGAAATGTTTGAGCATTTTAGAATCTTCTTTGTTTGCGTGTTTCAGATCAACGCTTTTGTGTACTCCATCCCGCTTGGTGTGAAGCTTCGTGAACGTCCTCTGTTTCAGttgtatgtggtcatgtttgTGGTGTCCATTTTCAAGTCTTACCCCAGCTATGCAGACACTGCTCTGTGCCTGTCACTGATGCCGCTGTGGAAGCATGTGTTTGGATACCTGCGCAACGTGCTGGTGGTGTCTGTGATGTacctggtggtggcggtggtggcccCCATTCTCTGGCACCTGTGGATCTACGCTGCGTCC GCCAATGCTAACTTCTACTTCGCCATCACGCTGCTCTTTTCGACTGCGCAGATTTTCTTGCTGACTGACTTGCTGTTTGCGTTCCTGCGCTATGAGTATGACTTGAAACATGGCACGGAGCACTGTCTGCCTGATGGTCAGAAAACGTCGGTGGTCCTTGAATGA
- the LOC143298058 gene encoding uncharacterized protein LOC143298058 isoform X2: MAAAFTGEEDNACQYLEKTLEKEWKAFHKTLANFPHSFQLQDVEQLGEEEKEWQVFHKTLTDFPHSFQLEDVEQLDKSTCCKLLNSQQVDLKAGLSTPLEIARTRNMIGYFHFLLGNSGDALHETEQALVEPGQERNVVSLANKAVMLWQTGNRKQARKQVTILEDLKNDNDFTYLTIKAKAELASTYSCVGGEFCPKAIALFTEVIAEARPPEIWWWKFGFALTQRRVIHMNSTPISTDATDDNISTIVLDTLQEVINNCEYKTIKAKCYSEIAFLLQEKRGPELQTMLEDKVKLTSIEACEKALELDPNDSSVLWKCGRIFRYAYRLDDSVQLLQKSATLRPTTTVFHHLGLTFRSLALRAKKSGSSERRRTGRGGSRSLTPSYTHGQTSCRREQVHYQSTRQPQYQLSKRCSDRSQQFDTRQQTHAQFPFDFSRLSLSAHDMPGEADTSPDSSQHSARISDRHVSPPDVLQQTSGRRTNSASEREIRFVRQFVKSPLGKAEQFNRTDEFVQQALDALEKAVAISKEENKRAVYDLALMHRALGEFDKALELLDKIQLTKQKSLRPFDKINAYEQAGLILKDMSMRESDVRKKKRLAEEGESKLNTALRLCSRLCNKLPGLQHYIQHVWNAFPTLFQAAEQSDRHITDKLLEKARLFSMIKDNYRSMDLLQEIASIAPERADDPDYLKMHIENYVALEQYDQALAFIETLTCTAQRTTMDYFEDPQYVQKVYMKAGKAALLQGTSQDALNKASSYFSAAFADACGDSPGESSSSEDTESADETFGDDSWDMMLLHEESAKSKSEALADIFEKVFGLKVTGMFEDCFLGRLRIDGFYKAMAKSKLVVVLAGGHRLSGTLHLLMGKAAKRPSTVALLIDGNHVPQLIKSMTGGERLEHHMVCPEELLTEESHMTGFGTFPPNLVQKACDVFSFLVNIPFT, from the exons ATGGCTGCTGCGTTCACAG GTGAAGAGGACAATGCATGCCAGTACCTGGAGAAGACGCTGGAAAAGGAATGGAAGGCGTTCCACAAGACCCTGGCGAACTTTCCCCATTCCTTTCAATTGCAAGACGTGGAGCAGCTCG gtgaagaagaaaaggaatggcAGGTGTTTCACAAGACCCTGACAGACTTCCCCCATTCGTTCCAGCTTGAAGACGTGGAGCAGCTTGATAAATCCACCTGCTGCAAACTGCTGAATTCTCAGCAGGTCGACCTTAAAGCTGGTCTTTCCACACCACTTGAAATTGCCAGAACTCGGAATATGATAGgttattttcactttttgttgGGTAATTCAGGAGATGCTCTCCATGAAACTGAACAAGCCTTGGTTGAACCTGGCCAGGAGCGAAATGTGGTGTCTCTGGCAAACAAAGCTGTGATGCTGTGGCAAACAGGAAACCGTAAACAAGCCAGAAAGCAAGTTACAATTCTTGAGGACTTGAAAAATGACAATGACTTCACTTATCTCACTATCAAAGCCAAAGCAGAACTGGCCTCTACTTACTCATGTGTTGGGGGAGAGTTTTGCCCGAAAGCAATAGCACTGTTTACAGAAGTGATAGCTGAAGCCAGACCTCCTGAAATCTGGTGGTGGAAGTTTGGATTTGCTTTGACACAAAGAAGGGTGATTCATATGAACAGCACACCTATTTCCACAGATGCCACAGACGACAATATCTCGACAATAGTCCTTGATACTCTACAAGAAGTGATAAATAACTGTGAATACAAGACCATTAAAGCAAAGTGCTACTCTGAAATAGCCTTCCTTCTGCAAGAAAAGAGAGGACCTGAACTGCAAACAATGCTTGAAGACAAGGTGAAGCTTACTTCCATTGAAGCATGTGAAAAGGCCCTTGAGCTGGATCCAAATGACAGCTCAGTCCTCTGGAAATGTGGAAGGATTTTCAGATATGCTTACCGCCTAGATGATTCTGTACAGCTTCTGCAGAAGTCAGCGACCctgagaccaacaacaacagtctttcATCATTTGGGACTGACTTTCAGATCCTTAGCCCTGCGTGCAAAGAAGTCAGGCAGCAGTGAGCGACGAAGAACAGGGAGAGGAGGAAGCAGATCCTTAACGCCCAGCTACACCCATGGTCAGACCAGTTGCAGACGGGAGCAAGTACATTATCAGAGCACCAGACAGCCTCAATATCAACTGTCGAAAAGATGTAGTGACAGATCGCAGCAGTTTGACACAAGACAGCAGACACATGCTCAGTTTCCATTCGATTTCTctcgtctgtcactgtctgcacACGACATGCCAGGCGAAGCTGATACTTCGCCGGACAGCAGCCAGCATTCAGCGAGAATTTCCGACAGGCATGTCTCTCCTCCTGATGTACTCCAACAGACATCTGGCAGACGAACAAATTCTGCATCAGAACGTGAAATTAGGTTCGTGAGACAGTTCGTCAAGTCCCCGCTTGGAAAGGCTGAGCAGTTTAACCGCACTGATGAATTTGTCCAGCAAGCACTAGATGCACTGGAAAAGGCTGTTGCCATCAGTAAGGAAGAGAACAAACGTGCCGTATATGATCTTGCGCTGATGCACAGAGCGCTGGGTGAATTTGATAAAGCTTTAGAATTACTTGACAAAATTCAGTTAACCAAACAGAAAAGCTTACGTCCATTCGACAAAATTAATGCATATGAACAAGCTGGCTTGATTTTGAAAGACATGAGTATGAGGGAGTCCgatgtgagaaagaaaaagaggctgGCTGAAGAAGGGGAATCCAAACTGAACACAGCGTTACGGTTGTGTTCCAGGTTGTGTAACAAACTGCCTGGCCTGCAGCATTACATCCAGCATGTTTGGAATGCCTTCCCAACTTTATTCCAAGCTGCAGAACAGTCTGATCGTCATATCACAGACAAGCTGCTGGAAAAAGCGAGATTGTTCAGCATGATCAAAGATAATTACCGATCAATGGACTTGCTGCAAGAAATTGCAAGCATTGCCCCTGAAAGGGCAGATGATCCAGATTATCTCAAGATGCATATTGAGAATTACGTTGCGCTTGAACAGTACGACCAGGCTCTGGCTTTTATTGAGACACTGACTTGCACGGCACAGCGTACAACAATGGACTATTTTGAAGATCCCCAGTATGTCCAGAAGGTCTACATGAAGGCAGGGAAAGCTGCCCTTCTCCAAGGAACTTCACAGGATGCTTTGAACAAAGCAAGTTCTTACTTTTCAGCAGCATTTGCTGACGCTTGTGGGGACAGTCCTGGTGAGAGCAGTAGTTCTGAAGACACTGAAAGTGCCGATGAAACATTCGGGGACGACTCATGGGACATGATGCTTTTGCACGAGGAGTCTGCTAAATCCAAGTCTGAAGCTCTTGCCGACATCTTTGAAAAGGTATTTGGCCTGAAGGTTACCGGCATGTTTGAAGACTGTTTTCTTGGAAGGTTACGCATAGATGGTTTTTATAAAGCCATGGCGAAGAGCAAGCTTGTGGTGGTTTTGGCAGGGGGGCATCGTCTGTCGGGAACGTTGCATCTTTTGATGGGGAAAGCAGCAAAACGACCCAGTACTGTGGCACTTCTGATAGATGGCAACCACGTTCCTCAACTGATAAAGTCGATGACTGGTGGAGAGCGGCTGGAACATCACATGGTCTGCCCAGAGGAATTGCTGACTGAAGAATCGCATATGACTGGGTTTGGAACATTCCCTCCAAATCTGGTGCAAAAGGCCTGCGATGTCTTCAGTTTCCTTGTCAACATCCCTTTTACTTAA
- the LOC143298058 gene encoding uncharacterized protein LOC143298058 isoform X1 yields MQPGACTHLKALHRTDTELLLSQLKERRVFVFGCVWAGHVTTPCLIYVNWCRMAVARDSTGLGEEEKEWQVFHKTLTDFPHSFQLEDVEQLDKSTCCKLLNSQQVDLKAGLSTPLEIARTRNMIGYFHFLLGNSGDALHETEQALVEPGQERNVVSLANKAVMLWQTGNRKQARKQVTILEDLKNDNDFTYLTIKAKAELASTYSCVGGEFCPKAIALFTEVIAEARPPEIWWWKFGFALTQRRVIHMNSTPISTDATDDNISTIVLDTLQEVINNCEYKTIKAKCYSEIAFLLQEKRGPELQTMLEDKVKLTSIEACEKALELDPNDSSVLWKCGRIFRYAYRLDDSVQLLQKSATLRPTTTVFHHLGLTFRSLALRAKKSGSSERRRTGRGGSRSLTPSYTHGQTSCRREQVHYQSTRQPQYQLSKRCSDRSQQFDTRQQTHAQFPFDFSRLSLSAHDMPGEADTSPDSSQHSARISDRHVSPPDVLQQTSGRRTNSASEREIRFVRQFVKSPLGKAEQFNRTDEFVQQALDALEKAVAISKEENKRAVYDLALMHRALGEFDKALELLDKIQLTKQKSLRPFDKINAYEQAGLILKDMSMRESDVRKKKRLAEEGESKLNTALRLCSRLCNKLPGLQHYIQHVWNAFPTLFQAAEQSDRHITDKLLEKARLFSMIKDNYRSMDLLQEIASIAPERADDPDYLKMHIENYVALEQYDQALAFIETLTCTAQRTTMDYFEDPQYVQKVYMKAGKAALLQGTSQDALNKASSYFSAAFADACGDSPGESSSSEDTESADETFGDDSWDMMLLHEESAKSKSEALADIFEKVFGLKVTGMFEDCFLGRLRIDGFYKAMAKSKLVVVLAGGHRLSGTLHLLMGKAAKRPSTVALLIDGNHVPQLIKSMTGGERLEHHMVCPEELLTEESHMTGFGTFPPNLVQKACDVFSFLVNIPFT; encoded by the exons ATGCAGCCAGGGGCGTGTACCCACCTGAAGGCGCTGCATCGAACTGACACTGAACTGCTTCTTTCTCAGCTCAAGGAGAGACGAGTTTTCGTATTTGGCTGTGTTTGGGCTGGCCACGTTACAACTCCTTGTTTGATTTATGTGAACTGGTGCAGAATGGCTGTTGCACGGGACAGCACAGGTTTGG gtgaagaagaaaaggaatggcAGGTGTTTCACAAGACCCTGACAGACTTCCCCCATTCGTTCCAGCTTGAAGACGTGGAGCAGCTTGATAAATCCACCTGCTGCAAACTGCTGAATTCTCAGCAGGTCGACCTTAAAGCTGGTCTTTCCACACCACTTGAAATTGCCAGAACTCGGAATATGATAGgttattttcactttttgttgGGTAATTCAGGAGATGCTCTCCATGAAACTGAACAAGCCTTGGTTGAACCTGGCCAGGAGCGAAATGTGGTGTCTCTGGCAAACAAAGCTGTGATGCTGTGGCAAACAGGAAACCGTAAACAAGCCAGAAAGCAAGTTACAATTCTTGAGGACTTGAAAAATGACAATGACTTCACTTATCTCACTATCAAAGCCAAAGCAGAACTGGCCTCTACTTACTCATGTGTTGGGGGAGAGTTTTGCCCGAAAGCAATAGCACTGTTTACAGAAGTGATAGCTGAAGCCAGACCTCCTGAAATCTGGTGGTGGAAGTTTGGATTTGCTTTGACACAAAGAAGGGTGATTCATATGAACAGCACACCTATTTCCACAGATGCCACAGACGACAATATCTCGACAATAGTCCTTGATACTCTACAAGAAGTGATAAATAACTGTGAATACAAGACCATTAAAGCAAAGTGCTACTCTGAAATAGCCTTCCTTCTGCAAGAAAAGAGAGGACCTGAACTGCAAACAATGCTTGAAGACAAGGTGAAGCTTACTTCCATTGAAGCATGTGAAAAGGCCCTTGAGCTGGATCCAAATGACAGCTCAGTCCTCTGGAAATGTGGAAGGATTTTCAGATATGCTTACCGCCTAGATGATTCTGTACAGCTTCTGCAGAAGTCAGCGACCctgagaccaacaacaacagtctttcATCATTTGGGACTGACTTTCAGATCCTTAGCCCTGCGTGCAAAGAAGTCAGGCAGCAGTGAGCGACGAAGAACAGGGAGAGGAGGAAGCAGATCCTTAACGCCCAGCTACACCCATGGTCAGACCAGTTGCAGACGGGAGCAAGTACATTATCAGAGCACCAGACAGCCTCAATATCAACTGTCGAAAAGATGTAGTGACAGATCGCAGCAGTTTGACACAAGACAGCAGACACATGCTCAGTTTCCATTCGATTTCTctcgtctgtcactgtctgcacACGACATGCCAGGCGAAGCTGATACTTCGCCGGACAGCAGCCAGCATTCAGCGAGAATTTCCGACAGGCATGTCTCTCCTCCTGATGTACTCCAACAGACATCTGGCAGACGAACAAATTCTGCATCAGAACGTGAAATTAGGTTCGTGAGACAGTTCGTCAAGTCCCCGCTTGGAAAGGCTGAGCAGTTTAACCGCACTGATGAATTTGTCCAGCAAGCACTAGATGCACTGGAAAAGGCTGTTGCCATCAGTAAGGAAGAGAACAAACGTGCCGTATATGATCTTGCGCTGATGCACAGAGCGCTGGGTGAATTTGATAAAGCTTTAGAATTACTTGACAAAATTCAGTTAACCAAACAGAAAAGCTTACGTCCATTCGACAAAATTAATGCATATGAACAAGCTGGCTTGATTTTGAAAGACATGAGTATGAGGGAGTCCgatgtgagaaagaaaaagaggctgGCTGAAGAAGGGGAATCCAAACTGAACACAGCGTTACGGTTGTGTTCCAGGTTGTGTAACAAACTGCCTGGCCTGCAGCATTACATCCAGCATGTTTGGAATGCCTTCCCAACTTTATTCCAAGCTGCAGAACAGTCTGATCGTCATATCACAGACAAGCTGCTGGAAAAAGCGAGATTGTTCAGCATGATCAAAGATAATTACCGATCAATGGACTTGCTGCAAGAAATTGCAAGCATTGCCCCTGAAAGGGCAGATGATCCAGATTATCTCAAGATGCATATTGAGAATTACGTTGCGCTTGAACAGTACGACCAGGCTCTGGCTTTTATTGAGACACTGACTTGCACGGCACAGCGTACAACAATGGACTATTTTGAAGATCCCCAGTATGTCCAGAAGGTCTACATGAAGGCAGGGAAAGCTGCCCTTCTCCAAGGAACTTCACAGGATGCTTTGAACAAAGCAAGTTCTTACTTTTCAGCAGCATTTGCTGACGCTTGTGGGGACAGTCCTGGTGAGAGCAGTAGTTCTGAAGACACTGAAAGTGCCGATGAAACATTCGGGGACGACTCATGGGACATGATGCTTTTGCACGAGGAGTCTGCTAAATCCAAGTCTGAAGCTCTTGCCGACATCTTTGAAAAGGTATTTGGCCTGAAGGTTACCGGCATGTTTGAAGACTGTTTTCTTGGAAGGTTACGCATAGATGGTTTTTATAAAGCCATGGCGAAGAGCAAGCTTGTGGTGGTTTTGGCAGGGGGGCATCGTCTGTCGGGAACGTTGCATCTTTTGATGGGGAAAGCAGCAAAACGACCCAGTACTGTGGCACTTCTGATAGATGGCAACCACGTTCCTCAACTGATAAAGTCGATGACTGGTGGAGAGCGGCTGGAACATCACATGGTCTGCCCAGAGGAATTGCTGACTGAAGAATCGCATATGACTGGGTTTGGAACATTCCCTCCAAATCTGGTGCAAAAGGCCTGCGATGTCTTCAGTTTCCTTGTCAACATCCCTTTTACTTAA
- the LOC143298058 gene encoding uncharacterized protein LOC143298058 isoform X3 has product MAAAFTGEEEKEWQVFHKTLTDFPHSFQLEDVEQLDKSTCCKLLNSQQVDLKAGLSTPLEIARTRNMIGYFHFLLGNSGDALHETEQALVEPGQERNVVSLANKAVMLWQTGNRKQARKQVTILEDLKNDNDFTYLTIKAKAELASTYSCVGGEFCPKAIALFTEVIAEARPPEIWWWKFGFALTQRRVIHMNSTPISTDATDDNISTIVLDTLQEVINNCEYKTIKAKCYSEIAFLLQEKRGPELQTMLEDKVKLTSIEACEKALELDPNDSSVLWKCGRIFRYAYRLDDSVQLLQKSATLRPTTTVFHHLGLTFRSLALRAKKSGSSERRRTGRGGSRSLTPSYTHGQTSCRREQVHYQSTRQPQYQLSKRCSDRSQQFDTRQQTHAQFPFDFSRLSLSAHDMPGEADTSPDSSQHSARISDRHVSPPDVLQQTSGRRTNSASEREIRFVRQFVKSPLGKAEQFNRTDEFVQQALDALEKAVAISKEENKRAVYDLALMHRALGEFDKALELLDKIQLTKQKSLRPFDKINAYEQAGLILKDMSMRESDVRKKKRLAEEGESKLNTALRLCSRLCNKLPGLQHYIQHVWNAFPTLFQAAEQSDRHITDKLLEKARLFSMIKDNYRSMDLLQEIASIAPERADDPDYLKMHIENYVALEQYDQALAFIETLTCTAQRTTMDYFEDPQYVQKVYMKAGKAALLQGTSQDALNKASSYFSAAFADACGDSPGESSSSEDTESADETFGDDSWDMMLLHEESAKSKSEALADIFEKVFGLKVTGMFEDCFLGRLRIDGFYKAMAKSKLVVVLAGGHRLSGTLHLLMGKAAKRPSTVALLIDGNHVPQLIKSMTGGERLEHHMVCPEELLTEESHMTGFGTFPPNLVQKACDVFSFLVNIPFT; this is encoded by the exons ATGGCTGCTGCGTTCACAG gtgaagaagaaaaggaatggcAGGTGTTTCACAAGACCCTGACAGACTTCCCCCATTCGTTCCAGCTTGAAGACGTGGAGCAGCTTGATAAATCCACCTGCTGCAAACTGCTGAATTCTCAGCAGGTCGACCTTAAAGCTGGTCTTTCCACACCACTTGAAATTGCCAGAACTCGGAATATGATAGgttattttcactttttgttgGGTAATTCAGGAGATGCTCTCCATGAAACTGAACAAGCCTTGGTTGAACCTGGCCAGGAGCGAAATGTGGTGTCTCTGGCAAACAAAGCTGTGATGCTGTGGCAAACAGGAAACCGTAAACAAGCCAGAAAGCAAGTTACAATTCTTGAGGACTTGAAAAATGACAATGACTTCACTTATCTCACTATCAAAGCCAAAGCAGAACTGGCCTCTACTTACTCATGTGTTGGGGGAGAGTTTTGCCCGAAAGCAATAGCACTGTTTACAGAAGTGATAGCTGAAGCCAGACCTCCTGAAATCTGGTGGTGGAAGTTTGGATTTGCTTTGACACAAAGAAGGGTGATTCATATGAACAGCACACCTATTTCCACAGATGCCACAGACGACAATATCTCGACAATAGTCCTTGATACTCTACAAGAAGTGATAAATAACTGTGAATACAAGACCATTAAAGCAAAGTGCTACTCTGAAATAGCCTTCCTTCTGCAAGAAAAGAGAGGACCTGAACTGCAAACAATGCTTGAAGACAAGGTGAAGCTTACTTCCATTGAAGCATGTGAAAAGGCCCTTGAGCTGGATCCAAATGACAGCTCAGTCCTCTGGAAATGTGGAAGGATTTTCAGATATGCTTACCGCCTAGATGATTCTGTACAGCTTCTGCAGAAGTCAGCGACCctgagaccaacaacaacagtctttcATCATTTGGGACTGACTTTCAGATCCTTAGCCCTGCGTGCAAAGAAGTCAGGCAGCAGTGAGCGACGAAGAACAGGGAGAGGAGGAAGCAGATCCTTAACGCCCAGCTACACCCATGGTCAGACCAGTTGCAGACGGGAGCAAGTACATTATCAGAGCACCAGACAGCCTCAATATCAACTGTCGAAAAGATGTAGTGACAGATCGCAGCAGTTTGACACAAGACAGCAGACACATGCTCAGTTTCCATTCGATTTCTctcgtctgtcactgtctgcacACGACATGCCAGGCGAAGCTGATACTTCGCCGGACAGCAGCCAGCATTCAGCGAGAATTTCCGACAGGCATGTCTCTCCTCCTGATGTACTCCAACAGACATCTGGCAGACGAACAAATTCTGCATCAGAACGTGAAATTAGGTTCGTGAGACAGTTCGTCAAGTCCCCGCTTGGAAAGGCTGAGCAGTTTAACCGCACTGATGAATTTGTCCAGCAAGCACTAGATGCACTGGAAAAGGCTGTTGCCATCAGTAAGGAAGAGAACAAACGTGCCGTATATGATCTTGCGCTGATGCACAGAGCGCTGGGTGAATTTGATAAAGCTTTAGAATTACTTGACAAAATTCAGTTAACCAAACAGAAAAGCTTACGTCCATTCGACAAAATTAATGCATATGAACAAGCTGGCTTGATTTTGAAAGACATGAGTATGAGGGAGTCCgatgtgagaaagaaaaagaggctgGCTGAAGAAGGGGAATCCAAACTGAACACAGCGTTACGGTTGTGTTCCAGGTTGTGTAACAAACTGCCTGGCCTGCAGCATTACATCCAGCATGTTTGGAATGCCTTCCCAACTTTATTCCAAGCTGCAGAACAGTCTGATCGTCATATCACAGACAAGCTGCTGGAAAAAGCGAGATTGTTCAGCATGATCAAAGATAATTACCGATCAATGGACTTGCTGCAAGAAATTGCAAGCATTGCCCCTGAAAGGGCAGATGATCCAGATTATCTCAAGATGCATATTGAGAATTACGTTGCGCTTGAACAGTACGACCAGGCTCTGGCTTTTATTGAGACACTGACTTGCACGGCACAGCGTACAACAATGGACTATTTTGAAGATCCCCAGTATGTCCAGAAGGTCTACATGAAGGCAGGGAAAGCTGCCCTTCTCCAAGGAACTTCACAGGATGCTTTGAACAAAGCAAGTTCTTACTTTTCAGCAGCATTTGCTGACGCTTGTGGGGACAGTCCTGGTGAGAGCAGTAGTTCTGAAGACACTGAAAGTGCCGATGAAACATTCGGGGACGACTCATGGGACATGATGCTTTTGCACGAGGAGTCTGCTAAATCCAAGTCTGAAGCTCTTGCCGACATCTTTGAAAAGGTATTTGGCCTGAAGGTTACCGGCATGTTTGAAGACTGTTTTCTTGGAAGGTTACGCATAGATGGTTTTTATAAAGCCATGGCGAAGAGCAAGCTTGTGGTGGTTTTGGCAGGGGGGCATCGTCTGTCGGGAACGTTGCATCTTTTGATGGGGAAAGCAGCAAAACGACCCAGTACTGTGGCACTTCTGATAGATGGCAACCACGTTCCTCAACTGATAAAGTCGATGACTGGTGGAGAGCGGCTGGAACATCACATGGTCTGCCCAGAGGAATTGCTGACTGAAGAATCGCATATGACTGGGTTTGGAACATTCCCTCCAAATCTGGTGCAAAAGGCCTGCGATGTCTTCAGTTTCCTTGTCAACATCCCTTTTACTTAA